In Triticum urartu cultivar G1812 chromosome 6, Tu2.1, whole genome shotgun sequence, the following proteins share a genomic window:
- the LOC125512414 gene encoding uncharacterized protein LOC125512414 isoform X2 — protein sequence MGSPIPSLSFPPTRRLASLCPISMAPRCCGGVECLYRPNLLKPGPRAHQRLPHRERPAHSHARRARRRRPVADVLIHYAVTIFIVDPAFAARATGPSYRSMASRPRCLVRPFAAFHTSGVDRVVCTGSRCGRRRRVPGTWFSTSRTLYLWSGATKISRRN from the exons ATGGGTTCTCCAATCCCTAGCCTCTCATTTCCTCCCACACGCCGTCTCGCCTCTCTTTGCCCCATATCGATGGCGCCTCGGTGTTGCGGCGGCGTCGAGTGCCTATATCGTCCTAATCTCCTCAAGCCAGGGCCTCGCGCACACCAGCGCCTGCCCCATCGGGAGCGACCTGCCCACTCACATGCGCGGCGAGCGCGCCGCCGTCGCCCGGTCGCCGACGTCCTGATCCACTACGCCGTGACCATCTTCATCGTCGACCCCGCCTTCGCCGCCAGGGCAACGGGTCCTTCCTATCGCTCCATGGCCTCGCGGCCGAGGTGCCTGGTGCGTCCTTTTGCCGCCTTCCACACCAGCGGCGTGGACAGGGTGGTGTGTACCGGTTCTAGATGTGGTCGACGCCGACGAGTACCGGGTACATG GTTTTCAACATCACGAACTTTGTACTTATGGAGTGGAGCTACCAAAATATCTAGGAG AAATTAA
- the LOC125512414 gene encoding uncharacterized protein LOC125512414 isoform X1 — protein sequence MGSPIPSLSFPPTRRLASLCPISMAPRCCGGVECLYRPNLLKPGPRAHQRLPHRERPAHSHARRARRRRPVADVLIHYAVTIFIVDPAFAARATGPSYRSMASRPRCLVRPFAAFHTSGVDRVVCTGSRCGRRRRVPGTWFSTSRTLYLWSGATKISRRTSKESVEYWSE from the exons ATGGGTTCTCCAATCCCTAGCCTCTCATTTCCTCCCACACGCCGTCTCGCCTCTCTTTGCCCCATATCGATGGCGCCTCGGTGTTGCGGCGGCGTCGAGTGCCTATATCGTCCTAATCTCCTCAAGCCAGGGCCTCGCGCACACCAGCGCCTGCCCCATCGGGAGCGACCTGCCCACTCACATGCGCGGCGAGCGCGCCGCCGTCGCCCGGTCGCCGACGTCCTGATCCACTACGCCGTGACCATCTTCATCGTCGACCCCGCCTTCGCCGCCAGGGCAACGGGTCCTTCCTATCGCTCCATGGCCTCGCGGCCGAGGTGCCTGGTGCGTCCTTTTGCCGCCTTCCACACCAGCGGCGTGGACAGGGTGGTGTGTACCGGTTCTAGATGTGGTCGACGCCGACGAGTACCGGGTACATG GTTTTCAACATCACGAACTTTGTACTTATGGAGTGGAGCTACCAAAATATCTAGGAG GACATCCAAGGAATCGGTTGAATATTGGAGCGAATAA